Part of the Candidatus Moraniibacteriota bacterium genome is shown below.
GTCACACTTTTCCAAGACCTCGCCAAGAAGTACCGACTTGCAAAAATCTCTCTCAATGTTTCATCACAAGCGCGATAGACATTGCACAAGAAAAAGAAATAAAAAAACAATAGCGTCCCGAAAAAATCGGGACGCTATTTAATAACAGAGAAAAGACGAAACTACTTCTTTCCCTTCTTCTTGGTCGTCTTTTTCTTTGTTGTTGTTTTCTTGGCCGTCTTCTTCACGGTCTTCTTGGCTTTCTTTTTTGCTGCCATGTATACCACCTCCTTCTATTTTATTTTTCTTTTTTCGAGAAAAAACTTCTCTGCAATAAATATACACTAAAATTTTTTACAACACAAATTTTTTTCGAAAAAAAATAGAAATAATTTCGTATCATGAGAATCGTGTCAAGACTTCTATAAAAAATATCCAAAAGAAAAAATCAGCGACGTCTTGCCAATCGATGACGAACAACATCACCCCTCTTTCCGAGACGAAATCCTTAGTATATGCTGGAAAACAAGAAGATCGTCTATTTAAATCGACTTGCTTACTCGCTATGATCACACTCTACAACACACTCGCAAAGAAGAAAGAAATTTTCGAACCACTCTATGCCGGGAAGGTAGGCATGTACACCTGCGGACCAACGGTGTATGGGAAAGTACATATCGGCAATATCCGTTCCTATCTGATGGCAGATATATTGCGACGCCTGCTCGAACATGACGGATACGAAGTGCGTCACATCAAAAACATCACCGATGTCGGGCACCTCACCGAAGACGATACGGCACAGGGCGACACTGGCGAAGACAAGATCGCAAAGAAAGCTCTCGCTGAAAAGAAAACGCCCCAAGAAATCGCGCGATTCTACGAGAATTATTTCCGCGAAACGGAAGAGAAGATGAATATCCTACCCGCGAGCTACTTCCCTCGGGCAACCGCGCATGTGCCACAGATGATTCGTCTCATCGAAACCCTCATCAAGAAACAGCACGCCTACGAGAAAAATGGCAATGTCTTCCTCGACGTCACTTCGTACGCTAACTACGGACATCTCTCCGGCAACACGCTCGACAAACTCAAAGTCGGCGCACGTCTCGAAGAGCACCCCGACAAGAAGCACCCCTGGGACTTTGCCCTGTGGCTGAAAAGCCCTATCGGTCACCTCATGCACTGGAAATCACCATGGAGCGAAGGCTACCCGGGGTGGCACATCGAGTGCTCGACCATGAGCATGGAATACTTGGGCGAACGTTTCGATATTCATACCGGTGGCGAAGACAATATCTTCCCCCATCACGAAGCGGAAATCGCACAATCCGAATGTGCAACCGAGCAAGTACCATTTTCGCGCTACTGGATACACTCGCGACATCTTCTCGTCGACAATGAGAAAATGTCGAAATCAAAAGGCAATCTCTTCACTCTCGAAGATGTTGAGGCAAAAGGTTTTACAACAATGGATCTGCGACTCGCACTCCTCTCTTCACACTATCGATCGCAAATGAATTTTTCTTGGGCAGGAGTCGAACAAGCGCGCACGAATAGAAAGACCCTCGAATCATTTCGCGACCGACTCTCCCGTCATTCCAGCGAAGGTGAGGATTCAGTCACTATAAATCTCTCTGAAAAAACGGTGCGAGATGACGCAGAAGCATTCGCTGAAAAAGCAGCACAATGCGAAACAAAATTCATCACCGCCCTCGAAGACGATCTCAATACTCCCGAAGCAATCACCATCCTTCTTACACTCGCTCACGAAGGAAACAAATCAATGGATGCTGGAACATTTGGAAATTCAGAAGAAATACAAAAAATCTTTCTCAAGTGCACCAACCTCCTCGGTCTCGTCTTCGAAGAAAAAGGCGCCACCCCCAAAGAGATACAACGCCTCGCCGAAGCGCGCGAAATTGCCCGCCAAGAAAGAAACTTCCACGAAGCCGACCGCCTCCGAGAAGAAATAGAAAGCGCGGGCTTCACTATAGAAGACACCGCGCAAGGGTTTGATTTAAAGGCACGAAACTAATGCCAAAGAAGGACGCCAATATCACCGCCCTTTTTTAGTAGCCACATGATTCCTCCTGTTTCTTGGACCAGCGGAGAAGCGAAACATCCCTCTTTTTGTTCTTGAGTTGACGGCTATTTCTCCCTTTAGTCGTCTCTTCTTCACTCGAAACAGCTTGAAACAGATTCCTCCTCGAGATCGCCTGTCGTTTTCTCGATCACAATTCCATTGACCCAACACAATCCCAATGAAAAACATTTGCAAAAACGCCTCTTGCTGATTCATGCGAATTCCCCTCATACTTGAGATGAATAACAGCGACGACACGCCGTGACATACCGTAAAGAACAAAAAATCCTGAGAGCTGCCCCTCCATACAACTAGGAAAGCCAGACCTTGTCAAGACTGCCCTTCGCTTTGATTTTCCTCTACAATAGAGAGATTCATACATCATCGTGCCAATGCTCCTATGCCTCGACACAAAGCTTCCATCGACGCACTCCGCATGCCACCGCACTCCGAAGAAGCCGAGCAATCGGTTTTGGGGTCGCTTATGCTCGACAAAAACGCTATCACCAAAATCGCCGATATCCTCAAAGCAGACGACTTCTACCGTGACGTCCACAGCATGATCTATGAGGCAATGGTTGAGCTCTATGAAACAAGCGAACCCATCGACGTACTCTCCGTTGCCAATCGACTTGAAGAAAAAGGGAAAATAGAAACTGTCGGCGGTCCCGCTGCACTCGCTACCCTCGTCAATAGCGTCCCAAGCGCCTCCAATGTCGCACACTACGCAAAACTCGTCCAGCGAAAGGCTACTCTCCGCCGACTTATTGCCGCCGGAAGCGACATTGCCGAAATGGGCTATGACGAAAGCGAGGACGTCGAAAAGCAACTCGATGAAGCCGAGCAACGGCTCTTTAAAGTCTCGCAAAAATTTGTCAAACAAGATTTCGTCCCCATCAAACCTATTCTCGAACACGCCTTCGAACGAATCGACCAGCTCCACAAGAGCGATCACGCCTTCCGCGGCGTCCCAACCGGATTCCCCGATCTCGACGGACTTCTCTCGGGACTGCAAAAATCCGACCTCATCATCTTAGCAGCGCGCCCATCAATCGGAAAAACCACTTTCGCCCTTGATATTGCACGCCAGGTTGGCGTTTACGCCAAGATTCCTGTCGGCATCTTCTCACTCGAAATGGGCTCCGATCAGCTCGTCGATCGCATGATCGCCTCTCACTCCAATGTCGATCTCTGGCGCCTCAGAACCGGCAAACTCCAAGACAACGACTTCCGTCTCATCGGCGACGCAATTGGTGCCCTGAGTGAAACACCTATCTTTATCGACGACACCGGATCGGTCAATATCATGGAAATGCGCACCATGGCACGACGTCTCCAAGCAGAACATAAGCTCGGACTCATCATCATCGACTACCTCCAACTTATGGAAGGTCGCGGCGGACGAGGTGGCGACAATCGCGTCCAAGAAATTTCCGAAATATCTCGCGGACTCAAACAGCTCGCCCGAGAGCTCAATATCCCCGTCCTCGCTCTCTCCCAGCTCTCACGTGCCGTCGAGTCGCGCCCCGATCAGGTGCCAAAGCTTTCCGACCTCCGCGAATCGGGGTCCATTGAACAAGACGCTGATGTCGTGATGTTTCTCTACCGCGAAGACCGCGCCAAACCAGATACTCCGAACAAAAACATCGTCGACGTCATCGTCGCCAAACACCGCAACGGTCCCGTCGGACGCGTCCAACTCTATTTCCACGAAACCGCCGCCACCTTCAAATCCCTCGAACGCTTCCAGGTAGAGAAATAGTGTGAATTCATGCCAGGAATCTTCCGATTTATACGCTGGATTCCCAAAAAAGAAACTAAGCTCCTGTTAAAAGTGTCAACAAGACAAACCCTTCGCACTTTTTTTCCCAAAAGACTCCGCAGCGAATGAATGCTCTATGTATCCAAAGACCTTCAAAAAACTCATTGAGCATTTCTCATCACTTCCTTCGGTTGGACCAAAGATGGCAGAACGCCTGACACTTCATTTATTCAAGCAGTCAAAAGAAACGCTGGAAGATTTCGCGGAGAGTCTTCGCGCAATCACCGGACTCCGCACCTGCTCACGATGTTTCCATATCGCCGAGAGCGACCTCTGCGGTATCTGTAGCGATTCCCACCGAGACGCCACAGTACTCTGCATCGTCGAAGAACCCATGGATGTCATCGCCATCGAACGAACAGGACGATACAACGGACTCTATCACGTCCTCGGCGGCGCGATGGACGTCTCGCCCAAAAAGCATTCCGAGCAGACACTTCACATTTCCGAACTCCTCGATCGTATGAGTCGGGAATCTATTGCAGAAGTAATTCTCGCGACCAACCCGACAACCGAAGGCGACCTCACCGCGCTCTACCTCAGTAGAAAACTCGAGAGCTACCACATCAAAATCACCCGCCTTGGTCGCGGACTCGCAACTGGCGGCGATATAGAATATGCCGACGAACTCACTCTCTCCTCTGCACTCACTCACCGAAGAGAAGTGGGATAGAAAGAAAGAGATGCCCCTATTCCATCCCACTGCTCCATGATGCAAATGCAATGAAGGCGGTCGTGAATACAATAACCATCACAAAAGGCGCGATGAGTGAGAAGTAATTTCGCTTGCCAGGCTGAAAGAACCGAAGAAGCAATGAATTGCCCACAACCGATACCGAACTCATCGCCATCGCGAGCCCCGCAAGTTCGGGCTTAAGCACCAGTCCGAAAACAAAGAAGACGCGCGCCGCAATCGGAATACCAATTACATTGTAGAAAAGCGCGAAGAACATATTCTGTTTAATCTTTGCAAACGTTTCTTTGGAGAGCTCAAACGCCGTAACCACATCATTGAGATCACTCTTCATAATCACAATATCGCCCGCCTCCATCGCCACATCCGTACCACTCCCCATGGCAATACCGACATGTGCCTGTGCTAAAGCTGGCGCATCATTGATGCCATCACCTACAAATGCTACTTTCTTTCCCGCTCCCTGAATTTTTTTCACCTCACTTGCCTTTGTCTCTGGAAGCACCTCTGCGAGTATATTTGTAATACCTACTTGATTAGCAATTGCATTGGCAGTTCGCACATTGTCTCCCGTAATCATCCACACATCAACACCCATTTTCTTCAGCTTCCCAATAGCCTCTCGAGAGGTCTCCTTGACGGTATCGGCGACCGCGACCGCTCCAACTATATTTTTTTCGGTAGCAAGCAACATAACGGTTTTCCCCATTTCTTCCAATCTGGATATTTTTTGCTCTGTCTTCTTGGTATCAAGTCCCAATGTTTCATCCATCAAGCGTCGATTGCCGAAGAAATATACCGTCTCGCGCATTTGCCCCATAACACCATGTCCCGGAATTGCTTTAAAATCTTGAATATTTTCCAAAGGAATACTTTCTGCTTGAGCATGCGAATAAATCGCTTCAGCGAGAGGATGCTCGGAAAGCTTCTCAAGACTCGCTGCTACCGAAAGAATTTCATTTTCATCTTTTTCACAGAATGAAATTACGTCCGTCACTTCCGGTCTTCCTTTGGTAATTGTTCCTGTCTTATCAAAGACAACTGCAGAAATACCGCTCGCCGCCTCAAGCGCTTCACCGCCCTTCATGAGAATTCCATATTCGGCACCTTTCCCCGTCCCTACCATGAGCGATGTCGGTGTTGCAAGACCCAAAGCACACGGACATGCAATGACAATAACAGACGTAAATGCCATCAGAGAGAATGCCAGTGTTGCCCCAAAAACGAAATACCACACAAGAAATGTGAGAAGCGCTATCCCGATAACCGCCGGCACAAACCACGCAGAAACGCTATCAGCAAAATTTTGTATCGGCGCCTTCGATCCTTGAGCTTCCTCTATAAGACGAATAATCTGCGCGAGCGCCGTTTCACTCCCCACTTTCGTTGCTTCGAATTCAAAACTTCCCGTTTTGTTCATCGTTCCTCCGATAACGGAGTCACCGATATTCTTCTCAACCGGAATACTCTCTCCGGTAATCATGGATTCATCCACTGCTGAACTCCCCTGACGAAGAACGCCATCAACAGGCACTTTCTCTCCGGGGCGAACAAGGATGACATCGCCATGCACCACACTCTCTACTGCAATATCAACTGTCTGCCCATCGCGGATCACGCGCGCCGTCTTTGCGCGCAACCCCATCAATTTCTTTATAGCATCGGACGTCTTCCCTTTTGTACGGATCTCAAGCCACTTGCCAAGAATCACGAAGGTAATAAGATACGCCGCTGTTTCGAAGTAGAGATTTGGAATTTTTGCACCATCAATACCAATGAGCGACTGATGCGCGAAAACATAGACCGCATAATTGTAGGCGCTATAGAAAAACGCTGTCGATGTCCCAATCGCAATAAGACTATCCATATTGAACGTCTTCATCTTGAGCGCCGACCAAAATCCCCTATAGAAACCCCCACCGATAATAAACTGCACAGGAATAGTGAGAAGCAACGAGAAAATACCAATGTACGGCGCAAACGTCATTCTTCCTGGAAGCGACGGGAAGAAATCCAAGGGCATGAAGAAAAACATTGGGAGACTGAGTGCGAAACTAAACACAAACTTATTGAAATACGCAGAAATTTCTTTCTCACGCTTTTTCCGTTCAAAGTCAGTATCGCCCGCACGAACCTCTTCCGCATGATACCCGGCGCTCGACACCGCATCGATCAAATGTTCAACACTCGTGCCAACCTCATCAAAAGTGACCATTGCCTTTTCGGCGGCGAAATTCACATTCGCATCCTTCACACCCGAAGTTTTCTTGAGTGAATTCTCGATAAGTCGCGCACACGACGAACAATGCATCCCCGAAAGAGAAAGTGCTATTTTTTTCATAAGAAAGGTTTTATTT
Proteins encoded:
- the dnaB gene encoding replicative DNA helicase, whose protein sequence is MPRHKASIDALRMPPHSEEAEQSVLGSLMLDKNAITKIADILKADDFYRDVHSMIYEAMVELYETSEPIDVLSVANRLEEKGKIETVGGPAALATLVNSVPSASNVAHYAKLVQRKATLRRLIAAGSDIAEMGYDESEDVEKQLDEAEQRLFKVSQKFVKQDFVPIKPILEHAFERIDQLHKSDHAFRGVPTGFPDLDGLLSGLQKSDLIILAARPSIGKTTFALDIARQVGVYAKIPVGIFSLEMGSDQLVDRMIASHSNVDLWRLRTGKLQDNDFRLIGDAIGALSETPIFIDDTGSVNIMEMRTMARRLQAEHKLGLIIIDYLQLMEGRGGRGGDNRVQEISEISRGLKQLARELNIPVLALSQLSRAVESRPDQVPKLSDLRESGSIEQDADVVMFLYREDRAKPDTPNKNIVDVIVAKHRNGPVGRVQLYFHETAATFKSLERFQVEK
- a CDS encoding cysteine--tRNA ligase, whose product is MITLYNTLAKKKEIFEPLYAGKVGMYTCGPTVYGKVHIGNIRSYLMADILRRLLEHDGYEVRHIKNITDVGHLTEDDTAQGDTGEDKIAKKALAEKKTPQEIARFYENYFRETEEKMNILPASYFPRATAHVPQMIRLIETLIKKQHAYEKNGNVFLDVTSYANYGHLSGNTLDKLKVGARLEEHPDKKHPWDFALWLKSPIGHLMHWKSPWSEGYPGWHIECSTMSMEYLGERFDIHTGGEDNIFPHHEAEIAQSECATEQVPFSRYWIHSRHLLVDNEKMSKSKGNLFTLEDVEAKGFTTMDLRLALLSSHYRSQMNFSWAGVEQARTNRKTLESFRDRLSRHSSEGEDSVTINLSEKTVRDDAEAFAEKAAQCETKFITALEDDLNTPEAITILLTLAHEGNKSMDAGTFGNSEEIQKIFLKCTNLLGLVFEEKGATPKEIQRLAEAREIARQERNFHEADRLREEIESAGFTIEDTAQGFDLKARN
- a CDS encoding copper-translocating P-type ATPase, translating into MKKIALSLSGMHCSSCARLIENSLKKTSGVKDANVNFAAEKAMVTFDEVGTSVEHLIDAVSSAGYHAEEVRAGDTDFERKKREKEISAYFNKFVFSFALSLPMFFFMPLDFFPSLPGRMTFAPYIGIFSLLLTIPVQFIIGGGFYRGFWSALKMKTFNMDSLIAIGTSTAFFYSAYNYAVYVFAHQSLIGIDGAKIPNLYFETAAYLITFVILGKWLEIRTKGKTSDAIKKLMGLRAKTARVIRDGQTVDIAVESVVHGDVILVRPGEKVPVDGVLRQGSSAVDESMITGESIPVEKNIGDSVIGGTMNKTGSFEFEATKVGSETALAQIIRLIEEAQGSKAPIQNFADSVSAWFVPAVIGIALLTFLVWYFVFGATLAFSLMAFTSVIVIACPCALGLATPTSLMVGTGKGAEYGILMKGGEALEAASGISAVVFDKTGTITKGRPEVTDVISFCEKDENEILSVAASLEKLSEHPLAEAIYSHAQAESIPLENIQDFKAIPGHGVMGQMRETVYFFGNRRLMDETLGLDTKKTEQKISRLEEMGKTVMLLATEKNIVGAVAVADTVKETSREAIGKLKKMGVDVWMITGDNVRTANAIANQVGITNILAEVLPETKASEVKKIQGAGKKVAFVGDGINDAPALAQAHVGIAMGSGTDVAMEAGDIVIMKSDLNDVVTAFELSKETFAKIKQNMFFALFYNVIGIPIAARVFFVFGLVLKPELAGLAMAMSSVSVVGNSLLLRFFQPGKRNYFSLIAPFVMVIVFTTAFIAFASWSSGME
- the recR gene encoding recombination protein RecR, with the translated sequence MYPKTFKKLIEHFSSLPSVGPKMAERLTLHLFKQSKETLEDFAESLRAITGLRTCSRCFHIAESDLCGICSDSHRDATVLCIVEEPMDVIAIERTGRYNGLYHVLGGAMDVSPKKHSEQTLHISELLDRMSRESIAEVILATNPTTEGDLTALYLSRKLESYHIKITRLGRGLATGGDIEYADELTLSSALTHRREVG